A genomic region of Sciurus carolinensis chromosome 7, mSciCar1.2, whole genome shotgun sequence contains the following coding sequences:
- the Rars2 gene encoding probable arginine--tRNA ligase, mitochondrial isoform X2: MKIVVEFSSPNVAKKFHVGHLRSTIIGNFIANLKEALGHQVTRINYLGDWGMQFGLLGTGFQLFGYEEKLQSNPLQHLFEVYVQVNKEAADNKNIAKLAHEFFQRLELGDIQALSLWQRFRDLSIEEYIRIYQRLGIYFDEYSGESFYREKSQEVLKLLDSKGLLQKTIKGTAVVDLSGNGDPSSICTVMRSDGTSLYTTRDVAAAIDRMDKYNFDTMIYVTDKGQKKHFQQVFQMLKIMGYDWAERCQHVPFGVVQGMKTRRGDVTFLEDVLNEIRLRMLQNMASIKTTKELENPQETAERVGLAALIIQDFRGLLLSDYQFSWDRVFQSRGDTGVFLQYTHARLHSLEETFGCGYLNNLNTGCLQEPQSISILQHLLRFDEVLFRSSQDLQPRHIVNYLLTLSHLAAVAHKTLQIKDSPPDVAGARLHLFKAVRSVLAHGMKLLGIIPVYRM; the protein is encoded by the exons GAAATTTTATAGCAAATCTCAAAGAAGCTTTAGGACATCAAGTAACAAGAATAAATTACCTTGGAGATTGGGGCATGCAGTTTG GTCTTCTGGGAACAGGCTTCCAACTGTTCGGCTATGAAGAAAAACTCCAGTCCAATCCTTTACAGCATCTCTTTGAA GTTTATGTACAAGTTAATAAAGAAGCAGCAGacaataaaaatatagcaaaattgGCACATGAGTTCTTTCAGCGATTAGAACTGGGTGACATCCAAGCACTTTCACTGTGGCAAAGATTTCGGGACTTGAGCATTGAAGAGTATATTCGGATTTACCAG CGGTTAGGAATATACTTTGATGAATATTCAGGAGAATCATTTTATCGTGAAAAATCTCAAGAAGTCTTAAAGTTGCTGGACAGTAAAGGACTCCTACAGAAAACAAT AAAAGGAACAGCTGTAGTTGATCTCTCTGGGAACGGTGACCCCTCTTCAATTTGTACTGTAATGCGAAGTGATGGGACTTCTCTCTATACAACCAG AGATGTAGCAGCTGCTATAGATCGAATGGACAAGTATAATTTTGATACAATGATTTATGTG acagATAAAGGgcaaaaaaagcattttcagCAAGTGTTCCAAATGCTGAAGATCATGGGATATGATTGGGCAGAAAG GTGCCAGCATGTGCCCTTTGGAGTAGTGCAAGGAATGAAGACACGAAGGGGAGATGTCACTTTTCTGGAAGATGTCTTAAATGAGATTCGACTAAGGATGCTACAGAACATGGCTTCCATAAAGA CAACTAAAGAACTAGAGAACCCACAGGAGACTGCAGAGAGGGTTGGACTTGCAGCACTCATTATTCAG GACTTCAGAGGTTTACTCTTATCGGACTATCAGTTCAGCTGGGATCGTGTTTTCCAGAGTCGTGGGGATACAGGAGTATTCCTGCAGTATACACACGCCCGCCTCCACAG TTTGGAAGAGACTTTTGGATGTGGTTATCTGAATAACCTCAACACTGGTTGCTTACAAGAGCCACAGTCTATTTCAATTCTTCAGCATCTTCTTAG GTTTGACGAGGTGCTTTTTAGATCATCTCAGGACCTTCAACCCAGGCACATTGTTAATTACCTTCTAACTCTAAG tcatcttGCAGCTGTGGCACACAAAACACTACAAATAAAAGACAGTCCTCCTGACGTGGCTGGG GCCAGACTTCATCTTTTCAAAGCTGTCCGTTCTGTCTTGGCCCATGGAATGAAACTTCTGGGAATAATTCCTGTATATAGGATgtaa
- the Slc35a1 gene encoding CMP-sialic acid transporter isoform X5, producing MHNQCTLGETGSLGRFKASLSENVLGSPKELMKLSVPSLVYAVQNNMAFLALSNLDAAVYQVTYQLKIPCTALCTVLMLNRTLSKLQWISVFMLCGGVTLVQWKPAQATKVVVEQNPLLGFGAIAVAVLCSGFAGVYFEKVLKSSDTSLWVRNIQMYLSGIVVTLVGAYLSDGAEMKEKGFFYGYTYYVWFVIFLASVGGLYTSVVVKYTDNIMKGFSAAAAIVLSTIASVMLFGLQITLTFALGTLLVCVSIYLYGLPRQDTTSIQQGETASKERIIGV from the exons ATGCATAATCAATGTACACTCGG AGAAACTGGTAGTCTGGGTAGATTCAAGGCATCTTTAAGTGAAAACGTCTTGGGGAGCCCCAAGGAACTGATGAAGTTAAGTGTGCCATCGTTAGTATATGCTGTTCAGAACAACATGGCTTTCCTAGCTCTTAGCAATCTGGATGCAGCAGTATACCAG gtgaCTTACCAGTTGAAGATTCCCTGTACTGCTTTATGTACTGTTTTAATGTTAAACCGGACACTCAGCAAATTACAGTGGATTTCAGTTTTTATGCTATGTGGTGGAGTCACACTTGTACAGTGGAAACCAGCCCAAGCTACAAAAGTTGtg GTGGAACAGAATCCACTATTAGGGTTTGGCGCTATAGCAGTTGCTGTATTGTGCTCAGGATTTGCAG GAGTGTATTTTGAAAAAGTCTTAAAGAGTTCAGACACTTCCCTTTGGGTGAGAAACATTCAAATGTATCTATCAGGGATCGTTGTGACATTAGTTGGCGCCTACTTGTCAGATGGagctgaaatgaaagaaaaagggttTTTCTATGGTTACACATATTACGTCTGGTTTGTTATCT TTCTTGCAAGTGTTGGAGGCCTCTACACTTCTGTTGTGGTCAAGTACACAGACAACATTATGAAAGGCTTTTCTGCAGCAGCAGCCATTGTCCTTTCTACCATTGCTTCAGTGATGCTCTTTGGATTACAGATAA CACTTACCTTTGCTCTAGGTACTCTTCTTGTATGTGTTTCCATATATCTCTATGGACTACCTAGACAAGACACTACATCCATCCAACAAGGTGAAACAGCTTCAAAAGAGAGAATCATTGGAGTGTGA
- the Slc35a1 gene encoding CMP-sialic acid transporter isoform X3, with the protein MVKVAEDFSYRETGSLGRFKASLSENVLGSPKELMKLSVPSLVYAVQNNMAFLALSNLDAAVYQVTYQLKIPCTALCTVLMLNRTLSKLQWISVFMLCGGVTLVQWKPAQATKVVVEQNPLLGFGAIAVAVLCSGFAGVYFEKVLKSSDTSLWVRNIQMYLSGIVVTLVGAYLSDGAEMKEKGFFYGYTYYVWFVIFLASVGGLYTSVVVKYTDNIMKGFSAAAAIVLSTIASVMLFGLQITLTFALGTLLVCVSIYLYGLPRQDTTSIQQGETASKERIIGV; encoded by the exons ATGGTTAAAGTGGCAGAGGATTTTTCTTATAG AGAAACTGGTAGTCTGGGTAGATTCAAGGCATCTTTAAGTGAAAACGTCTTGGGGAGCCCCAAGGAACTGATGAAGTTAAGTGTGCCATCGTTAGTATATGCTGTTCAGAACAACATGGCTTTCCTAGCTCTTAGCAATCTGGATGCAGCAGTATACCAG gtgaCTTACCAGTTGAAGATTCCCTGTACTGCTTTATGTACTGTTTTAATGTTAAACCGGACACTCAGCAAATTACAGTGGATTTCAGTTTTTATGCTATGTGGTGGAGTCACACTTGTACAGTGGAAACCAGCCCAAGCTACAAAAGTTGtg GTGGAACAGAATCCACTATTAGGGTTTGGCGCTATAGCAGTTGCTGTATTGTGCTCAGGATTTGCAG GAGTGTATTTTGAAAAAGTCTTAAAGAGTTCAGACACTTCCCTTTGGGTGAGAAACATTCAAATGTATCTATCAGGGATCGTTGTGACATTAGTTGGCGCCTACTTGTCAGATGGagctgaaatgaaagaaaaagggttTTTCTATGGTTACACATATTACGTCTGGTTTGTTATCT TTCTTGCAAGTGTTGGAGGCCTCTACACTTCTGTTGTGGTCAAGTACACAGACAACATTATGAAAGGCTTTTCTGCAGCAGCAGCCATTGTCCTTTCTACCATTGCTTCAGTGATGCTCTTTGGATTACAGATAA CACTTACCTTTGCTCTAGGTACTCTTCTTGTATGTGTTTCCATATATCTCTATGGACTACCTAGACAAGACACTACATCCATCCAACAAGGTGAAACAGCTTCAAAAGAGAGAATCATTGGAGTGTGA
- the Slc35a1 gene encoding CMP-sialic acid transporter isoform X4 — protein MELQDFFRETGSLGRFKASLSENVLGSPKELMKLSVPSLVYAVQNNMAFLALSNLDAAVYQVTYQLKIPCTALCTVLMLNRTLSKLQWISVFMLCGGVTLVQWKPAQATKVVVEQNPLLGFGAIAVAVLCSGFAGVYFEKVLKSSDTSLWVRNIQMYLSGIVVTLVGAYLSDGAEMKEKGFFYGYTYYVWFVIFLASVGGLYTSVVVKYTDNIMKGFSAAAAIVLSTIASVMLFGLQITLTFALGTLLVCVSIYLYGLPRQDTTSIQQGETASKERIIGV, from the exons ATGGAGCTTCAGGACTTCTTCAG AGAAACTGGTAGTCTGGGTAGATTCAAGGCATCTTTAAGTGAAAACGTCTTGGGGAGCCCCAAGGAACTGATGAAGTTAAGTGTGCCATCGTTAGTATATGCTGTTCAGAACAACATGGCTTTCCTAGCTCTTAGCAATCTGGATGCAGCAGTATACCAG gtgaCTTACCAGTTGAAGATTCCCTGTACTGCTTTATGTACTGTTTTAATGTTAAACCGGACACTCAGCAAATTACAGTGGATTTCAGTTTTTATGCTATGTGGTGGAGTCACACTTGTACAGTGGAAACCAGCCCAAGCTACAAAAGTTGtg GTGGAACAGAATCCACTATTAGGGTTTGGCGCTATAGCAGTTGCTGTATTGTGCTCAGGATTTGCAG GAGTGTATTTTGAAAAAGTCTTAAAGAGTTCAGACACTTCCCTTTGGGTGAGAAACATTCAAATGTATCTATCAGGGATCGTTGTGACATTAGTTGGCGCCTACTTGTCAGATGGagctgaaatgaaagaaaaagggttTTTCTATGGTTACACATATTACGTCTGGTTTGTTATCT TTCTTGCAAGTGTTGGAGGCCTCTACACTTCTGTTGTGGTCAAGTACACAGACAACATTATGAAAGGCTTTTCTGCAGCAGCAGCCATTGTCCTTTCTACCATTGCTTCAGTGATGCTCTTTGGATTACAGATAA CACTTACCTTTGCTCTAGGTACTCTTCTTGTATGTGTTTCCATATATCTCTATGGACTACCTAGACAAGACACTACATCCATCCAACAAGGTGAAACAGCTTCAAAAGAGAGAATCATTGGAGTGTGA